GCCAGTCGGTGGCGACCTTGAAGAAGTAGCGCATCACCACCGAGTAGCTCAGCACCAGGGCGGTGACGATCATCCCCGCCATGGAGATCACCAGCAGCAGGTGGTTGATCCTGTTGAGGAATACCGCGAGCGTGGCCACCCCGCGGTGCGAGGGCAGCGCAGGCGCTTGCGGCGCCTGGGCCTCGAAACCGTGGGCACTCATCACTTCACCTGTTCGGCGAGCTGCAGCAGCTTGGCGGTATTGGCGTTCTTGGCCGCGAAGTCCTTCCAGGCGGTGCGGCGGGCGATGTCCTGCCATTTCTTGACGGTGGCGTCGTTCAGGTCGACGGTCTTGGCGCCGGCCTTGGCGAACACCTTGGCCACTTCTTCGTCGTCAGCCTTGGCTTCCTTGACGGCGAAGGCTTCCATCTCGGCGCCGACCTGCAGGATCACGGCCTGCTGTTCCTTGGTGAGGCGGTCGAAGGCGGCCTTCGACATCATCAGCGGCTCTAGCATGAACCAGTAGGACTTGCCGCGGCCGGTGGTGAGGGCCTTCGACACTTCTTCCAGGCGGAAGGAGATCAGCGAGGTCGAGGAAGTCAGGGCGGCGTCCATGGCGCCGGTCTGCATGCCGGCGTAGATCTCGTTCGACGGCAGGGTCACGACGGCGGCGCCGGCTTCCTTCAGGATCAGGTCCATCTCGCGCGAACCGCCGCGGATCTTCATGCCCTTCGCATCTTCCGGCTCGACGATCGGCTTGCCGCGCGAGGCCATGCCGCCCGCCTGCCAGATCCAGCTGACCATCACCACGCCCTTGTCGGCCAGGATCTTGGTCAGTTCCTTGCCGACCGCGGCGTTCTTCCAGGCGGCGCTCTGCTCATACGAGGTCACCAGGCCGGGCATCAGGCCGATATTGGTTTCGGGGACTTCGCCGCCGGCATACGACAGCGGCACCAGCGACATGTCGAGCGCGCCCTTGCGCATGGCGGAGAACTGGGCGTTGGTCTTCATCAGCGAAGAACCGGGGTAGATCTCGAACTTGACGCCGCCCTTGGTGCGCTTTTCGACCTCGGCCGCGAACATGCGGACCAGGCGGTCGCGGAAGTCGCCCTTGTCGATCGTGCCGCCGGGGAACTGGTGCGAAATCTTGATGGTCGTCTGGGCCCAGACCGGGGCCGCCGCAGCCATCGCCATACCGAAGGCCATCACACCCATTACAGCGCGTCGCTTGATTGAAATCATTGTCTATCTCCTCTGTTCTCTTCACGGGAACGCATGCTTGTGCATGCAAATTTTTTGTTTATGTATACAAGATGAACCAGAAAAAATACAATGTCAATCAGGTTACTATGATTTTTTTAAGCGGAAAGCAGTGCCATGAAAAAGCTCTCTGATCGGCTGCGCGAACAGATTGAAGAGAAGATCGCCACCGGACAGTTACTGCCGGGGCAGCATCTCGACGAGACTGAATTGGCCAATGAATTCGGGGCTTCGCGGACCCCGATCCGCGAAGCCCTGATCCAGCTGGCGTCGGCCGGGCTGGTGCAGATCCGTCCGCGGCGCGGGGCGGTGGTGTCGACCGTGTCGCCGCACGAGATCGTGGAAATGTTCGAAGTGATGGCCGAGCTGGAGGCCATGTGTGCGCGCCTGGCGGCGCGGCGCATGTCGGCCGCCGAGCACGCCAAGCTGCTGGAGGCGCACCAGGCATGCAGCAGCGCCTACGAGGCGCGCGACCCGGACGAGTACTACTACCGCAACGAAGTCTTCCACCAGACGATCTTCGCGGGCAGCCATAACCACTTCCTGGCCGAACAGGCGCGCGCCCTGTCGCGCCGGCTCCGTCCCTACCGGCGCCTGCAGCTCAGGGTGCGCGACCGCATGCAGCACTCCTTCAGCGAGCACGATGCGGTGGTGAAGGCCATCATCGACGGCGATGGCCAGAAGGCCTCCGACCTGCTGCGCAGTCACGTGGCCGTGCAGGGTCAGCGTTTTACGGACCTGGTCGCCTCGCTGGAAGCGATCCACGCGGTGGCAGCCTGAAGCTTAGAAGTCGTATTTCAGGCCGAGCGTGAAGACGTCGGCCTTCGCGCCAAAGCTCTTCTTCTTGCCGAAGCGTTCATACTCGCCGGTCAGCGCAAGATTTCCGGCCAGCTTGACCTGCACGCCTGCGCCGGCATATACGCCGGTGTC
This window of the Massilia sp. WG5 genome carries:
- the dctP gene encoding TRAP transporter substrate-binding protein DctP, whose protein sequence is MISIKRRAVMGVMAFGMAMAAAAPVWAQTTIKISHQFPGGTIDKGDFRDRLVRMFAAEVEKRTKGGVKFEIYPGSSLMKTNAQFSAMRKGALDMSLVPLSYAGGEVPETNIGLMPGLVTSYEQSAAWKNAAVGKELTKILADKGVVMVSWIWQAGGMASRGKPIVEPEDAKGMKIRGGSREMDLILKEAGAAVVTLPSNEIYAGMQTGAMDAALTSSTSLISFRLEEVSKALTTGRGKSYWFMLEPLMMSKAAFDRLTKEQQAVILQVGAEMEAFAVKEAKADDEEVAKVFAKAGAKTVDLNDATVKKWQDIARRTAWKDFAAKNANTAKLLQLAEQVK
- a CDS encoding GntR family transcriptional regulator, encoding MKKLSDRLREQIEEKIATGQLLPGQHLDETELANEFGASRTPIREALIQLASAGLVQIRPRRGAVVSTVSPHEIVEMFEVMAELEAMCARLAARRMSAAEHAKLLEAHQACSSAYEARDPDEYYYRNEVFHQTIFAGSHNHFLAEQARALSRRLRPYRRLQLRVRDRMQHSFSEHDAVVKAIIDGDGQKASDLLRSHVAVQGQRFTDLVASLEAIHAVAA